The following coding sequences are from one Leptolyngbyaceae cyanobacterium window:
- a CDS encoding CGLD27 family protein encodes MMESSVSPCPVPSEQLPINEYQELKDSWFFSWATLDLGNYAKKMAWVWVWSWSIGGPLANASFPTQKALAKFILCGAAISALFMGLALLRLYLGWSYVRDRLVDRVVVYEESGWYDGQIWDKPPEILTRDQLIVTYEIKPILQRLKRTFALMALLFCIGSTIWMIL; translated from the coding sequence ATGATGGAGTCTTCTGTTTCTCCCTGCCCAGTTCCATCTGAACAGCTACCCATCAATGAATATCAAGAATTGAAAGATTCTTGGTTTTTTAGTTGGGCCACTCTTGATTTGGGCAATTACGCTAAAAAGATGGCGTGGGTATGGGTTTGGAGTTGGTCGATCGGTGGGCCACTCGCTAATGCTAGTTTTCCTACTCAAAAAGCTTTAGCCAAGTTTATACTCTGCGGCGCGGCTATATCTGCTTTATTTATGGGGCTAGCTTTATTACGACTATACCTGGGTTGGTCATACGTGCGCGATCGCTTGGTCGATCGAGTAGTAGTTTACGAAGAATCAGGCTGGTACGATGGTCAAATTTGGGATAAGCCACCAGAAATTCTCACCCGCGACCAACTAATCGTTACCTATGAAATTAAACCCATTCTTCAGAGACTAAAGCGCACCTTTGCACTTATGGCGTTGCTTTTCTGCATCGGTAGCACGATTTGGATGATTTTATAA
- a CDS encoding ion transporter — protein sequence MLLRKKISFYFEDIETPTGRLINLIITALVVLSSAIFVIETYSISANLRDKLNLINYVILLIFAVEYLLRFWCAENKIKYFLNVYSLIDLIAILPFLLVSIDTSFILIFRWFRILRLLRFLDPQNLPGNLNTEDSLIFARIIGTLFSIIFVYSGLIYQVEHPLNSKIFRTFLDAFYFSVVTMTTVGFGDVTPTSELGRLLTVMMIFTGVSLIPWQVGDLIKRLVKATNQVEIPCRNCNLYLHDKDANFCKNCGNKLDKS from the coding sequence ATGTTACTAAGAAAAAAGATTTCTTTTTACTTTGAAGACATTGAAACACCTACCGGTAGACTGATTAATTTAATTATTACAGCTTTAGTAGTATTATCGTCAGCAATCTTCGTGATTGAAACTTATAGCATATCCGCAAATTTACGAGATAAGCTAAACCTCATAAATTACGTAATATTACTGATATTCGCTGTTGAATACTTATTACGCTTTTGGTGTGCAGAGAACAAAATTAAATATTTTTTGAATGTTTATTCTCTCATTGACTTAATAGCTATTCTACCTTTTTTACTAGTATCGATCGATACTAGTTTTATTTTAATATTTAGATGGTTTAGAATTTTGCGTTTGTTAAGATTTTTAGACCCGCAGAATTTACCAGGTAATCTTAACACAGAAGATAGCCTAATTTTTGCCAGAATAATTGGCACGTTATTTTCGATTATTTTCGTCTATTCTGGCTTAATCTATCAAGTTGAGCATCCTTTAAATAGTAAAATTTTTCGGACTTTTTTAGATGCTTTCTATTTTTCTGTCGTAACTATGACTACAGTAGGATTCGGCGATGTTACTCCTACGTCAGAATTAGGACGCCTGTTAACAGTGATGATGATTTTTACTGGAGTATCTTTAATTCCTTGGCAAGTAGGAGATTTGATTAAACGATTAGTTAAAGCTACTAATCAAGTTGAAATACCTTGTCGTAATTGTAATTTGTACTTACACGATAAGGATGCGAATTTTTGTAAAAATTGTGGAAATAAATTGGATAAGAGTTAA
- the fabF gene encoding beta-ketoacyl-ACP synthase II, which translates to MTELERKRVVVTGLGAITPIGNNLAEYWESLLSGRSGIGPITLFDASRHDCRIAGEVKGFNPHDYLDRKEAKRMDRFAQFAIGASKQALLDAQFVINELNAEQVGVIIGTGIGGLKVLEDQQEIYLTRGPDRCSPFMIPMMIANMAAGLTAIQVGAKGPNSCSVTACAAGSNSIGDAFRLVQRGYAQAMICGGTEAAVTPLSVAGFAAARALSTRNDDPTRASRPFDRDRDGFVMGEGAGILILEELEHALTRGAKIYAEIVGYGMTCDAYHMTSPVPGGEGAARAIQLCLKDAGLTPEQVSYINAHGTSTSANDVTETAAIKRALRESAYKITISSTKSMTGHLLGGSGGIEAVATVMAVANDRVPPTINLENPDPECDLDYIPNQSRAQKVDVALSNSFGFGGHNVTLAFKKFVASQSRTS; encoded by the coding sequence ATGACAGAGTTAGAACGTAAGCGCGTTGTTGTCACTGGTCTGGGCGCGATTACACCGATTGGCAATAATTTAGCCGAATACTGGGAAAGCTTGTTAAGCGGACGCAGCGGTATTGGGCCGATTACATTATTTGATGCGTCCCGCCATGATTGCCGGATTGCTGGTGAAGTAAAGGGATTTAACCCCCACGATTACCTGGATCGAAAAGAAGCCAAGCGGATGGATCGCTTTGCCCAGTTTGCGATCGGTGCCAGCAAACAGGCTCTTTTAGACGCGCAGTTTGTCATCAACGAACTGAACGCAGAACAGGTAGGCGTAATCATCGGTACGGGTATTGGCGGTCTTAAGGTACTCGAAGATCAGCAAGAGATTTACCTGACTCGCGGCCCTGATCGCTGTAGCCCCTTTATGATTCCCATGATGATCGCTAACATGGCCGCCGGCTTAACTGCTATTCAAGTTGGCGCGAAGGGGCCAAACTCCTGTTCTGTAACCGCCTGTGCTGCTGGTTCCAATTCCATAGGGGATGCTTTTCGCCTGGTGCAACGGGGCTACGCACAAGCGATGATTTGCGGTGGTACGGAAGCTGCTGTCACACCCCTATCTGTGGCTGGATTTGCTGCTGCGCGGGCGCTATCGACGCGCAATGACGATCCGACTCGCGCTTCTCGTCCGTTCGATCGCGATCGCGATGGATTTGTGATGGGTGAAGGTGCGGGAATCCTGATCCTAGAAGAATTGGAACACGCCCTCACTCGCGGGGCGAAAATTTATGCGGAAATCGTTGGCTATGGCATGACCTGCGATGCCTACCACATGACCTCCCCAGTACCGGGTGGAGAAGGCGCTGCTAGAGCGATCCAGTTATGTTTGAAAGATGCTGGTCTTACTCCAGAGCAAGTGAGCTATATCAACGCTCACGGTACTAGCACGTCAGCCAACGACGTGACCGAAACAGCAGCTATAAAAAGAGCTTTGAGAGAAAGCGCTTACAAAATAACGATTAGCTCCACAAAATCGATGACAGGCCACCTCTTAGGCGGCTCTGGCGGGATTGAAGCTGTCGCTACCGTAATGGCAGTCGCAAATGACCGAGTTCCACCTACTATTAACTTAGAAAATCCCGATCCGGAGTGTGACCTGGATTACATCCCCAATCAAAGTCGCGCTCAGAAAGTAGATGTTGCCCTATCCAATTCGTTTGGATTTGGGGGTCACAATGTCACGCTAGCTTTTAAAAAGTTTGTTGCTAGCCAATCGAGAACTAGCTAA
- the tkt gene encoding transketolase has product MAVATQSLEELCINSIRFLAIDAVQKANSGHPGLPMGAAPMAFVLWDRFMRYNPKNPKWFNRDRFILSAGHGSMLQYALLYLMGYDSVTIEDIKQFRQWGSKTPGHPENFVTAGVEVTTGPLGQGIANGVGLAMAEAHLAAKFNKPDAKIVDHYTYVILGDGCNMEGVSGEACSYAGHLGLGKLIALYDDNHISIDGSTDVAFTEDVSKRFEAYGWHVLHVENGNTDLEGIAKAIEEAKAVTDKPTMIKVTTTIGYGSPNKANTAGVHGAALGTDEVKLTRDNLGWQHEPFVIPEDVLKHTRKAVERGAAYEQEWNQALADYKAKYPQEAAEFERYLSNKLPDGWDKVLPTYTAEDKALPTRKHSETCLNKLASVLPELIGGSADLTHSNLTEIKGSGDFQKGQYQNRNVHFGVREHGMGAICNGIALHSSGLIPYGATFLIFTDYMRAAIRLSALSDAGVIWVMTHDSIGQGEDGPTHQPIETLASLRAIPNLTVIRPADGNETSGAYKIAIEKAKKNEPTLLAFTRQNVPNLAGTSIEGVAKGGYIVVDSQGTPDIILIGTGSELSLCVTAAEKLTAEGKKVRVVSMPSTDIFDAQDAAYKESVLPKAVTKRLSVEAGASFGWHKYVGTEGDTVSIDRFGASAPGGVCMEKFGFSVDNVLAKAKALLG; this is encoded by the coding sequence ATGGCCGTTGCAACTCAATCCCTTGAGGAACTTTGCATTAATTCGATCCGCTTTCTAGCAATAGACGCGGTACAGAAAGCGAATTCTGGTCACCCAGGACTACCAATGGGCGCAGCGCCGATGGCGTTCGTGCTGTGGGATCGCTTCATGCGGTATAACCCCAAAAATCCCAAATGGTTTAATCGCGATCGCTTTATCCTCTCTGCAGGGCATGGTTCGATGTTACAGTACGCCCTGCTGTACCTGATGGGCTACGATAGCGTCACCATCGAGGATATCAAGCAATTCCGTCAGTGGGGTTCTAAAACTCCCGGACACCCAGAAAACTTCGTTACCGCAGGCGTGGAAGTTACCACTGGGCCACTCGGACAGGGAATTGCCAATGGGGTTGGATTGGCAATGGCGGAGGCGCACCTCGCTGCTAAATTCAACAAACCCGATGCCAAAATAGTTGACCACTACACCTATGTGATTCTGGGTGATGGTTGCAACATGGAAGGCGTTTCCGGTGAAGCTTGTTCTTATGCGGGACACTTGGGATTAGGTAAACTGATCGCCCTGTACGATGACAACCACATCTCGATCGATGGTTCTACAGATGTGGCATTCACTGAGGATGTTTCCAAACGGTTTGAAGCTTACGGTTGGCACGTCCTCCACGTCGAAAACGGTAACACCGACTTAGAAGGAATTGCTAAAGCAATTGAAGAAGCTAAAGCGGTTACCGATAAGCCGACCATGATCAAGGTGACAACCACCATCGGTTATGGTTCCCCCAATAAAGCAAATACCGCCGGTGTTCACGGTGCGGCTTTGGGTACAGACGAAGTAAAACTGACCCGTGATAATTTGGGTTGGCAACACGAGCCTTTCGTCATCCCAGAAGATGTACTCAAGCATACTCGCAAAGCAGTAGAACGCGGCGCAGCTTATGAACAGGAATGGAACCAAGCTTTAGCTGACTACAAAGCTAAATATCCTCAAGAAGCGGCTGAATTTGAACGTTACTTGAGCAATAAACTGCCCGACGGTTGGGATAAAGTATTACCAACTTACACCGCCGAAGACAAAGCACTACCTACCCGTAAGCACTCAGAAACCTGCCTTAACAAACTGGCATCAGTTTTACCCGAACTAATTGGTGGTTCTGCTGACTTAACTCACTCTAACCTAACTGAGATTAAGGGTTCTGGCGATTTTCAAAAAGGACAATACCAAAACCGTAACGTTCACTTTGGCGTGCGGGAACATGGTATGGGTGCGATTTGTAATGGTATCGCGCTGCATAGTTCGGGATTAATTCCTTACGGTGCTACCTTCTTGATCTTTACAGATTATATGCGGGCGGCCATCCGCTTATCTGCTTTGTCTGATGCTGGCGTGATTTGGGTAATGACTCACGACTCGATCGGACAAGGGGAAGATGGCCCAACTCACCAACCGATCGAAACTCTCGCTTCTCTGCGGGCAATTCCTAATCTGACGGTGATTCGTCCCGCAGATGGTAACGAAACTTCTGGCGCTTACAAAATTGCGATCGAAAAAGCCAAGAAAAACGAGCCTACCCTGTTAGCATTCACCCGTCAAAACGTTCCTAACTTAGCTGGTACTTCGATTGAAGGCGTAGCAAAGGGTGGATACATCGTGGTTGATTCGCAGGGTACACCCGACATCATCCTCATTGGTACTGGTTCAGAATTGAGCCTTTGTGTTACCGCCGCTGAAAAACTCACCGCTGAAGGCAAGAAAGTGCGCGTGGTTTCCATGCCTTCTACGGATATCTTTGACGCACAAGATGCAGCTTATAAAGAATCCGTTCTACCAAAAGCTGTTACCAAGCGGTTATCTGTAGAAGCTGGCGCTAGTTTCGGTTGGCACAAGTATGTAGGTACTGAAGGCGATACCGTTAGTATCGATCGTTTTGGTGCTTCCGCTCCCGGTGGAGTTTGTATGGAGAAATTTGGCTTTAGCGTTGATAATGTGTTAGCGAAGGCTAAGGCATTGTTGGGTTAA
- a CDS encoding glycosyltransferase family 4 protein — protein MRILIYSYNYHPEPIGIAPLMTELAEGLAKRGHKVRVVTGMPNYPERRIYPKYKGKLYTTEKVNGVAVQRSYVFIRPNPSLVDRLLLDGSFVLSSFFHALVGERPEVILATVPPLPVCLPSALLGWLHGCPVVLNVQDIQHEAAVHVGLLKNKKVIRIFEALEKFAYRAAASISVIADGFVENLLGKGIPSEKIELIPNWVDVNFIRPLPKENNQFRNNNQLDGKFVVLYSGNIALTQDLRTVIKAAAMLRDIPEVVFVIVGEQQAIERVRYYCELDGADNVKVLPFQPREKLPEMLAAADVSLVTQKHNVIAFNLPSKIPVILASGRPIVASVPSTGTAAKAVQQSGGGLVVTPEDPKALAIAIESLYKNPEKCEFLGRQGRQHAMEYYSFEQALNRYEALFASLKESSKVKTEAIPKAKLGGA, from the coding sequence ATGCGTATCCTAATTTACTCTTACAACTATCACCCAGAACCGATCGGCATCGCACCTCTGATGACCGAACTAGCAGAAGGTTTGGCCAAGCGCGGTCACAAAGTCCGAGTTGTGACTGGTATGCCAAACTACCCAGAACGCCGTATTTACCCCAAATACAAGGGAAAGCTATACACGACGGAAAAAGTCAACGGCGTAGCCGTTCAGCGTAGTTACGTTTTTATTCGTCCCAATCCCAGTTTGGTCGATCGACTTTTATTAGACGGCAGCTTTGTTCTGAGTAGCTTTTTTCATGCCTTAGTGGGCGAGCGACCAGAGGTAATTTTGGCTACAGTACCACCCCTGCCCGTGTGTCTCCCATCAGCCCTGTTAGGATGGCTGCACGGCTGTCCGGTAGTTTTAAACGTACAAGATATTCAACACGAAGCAGCCGTTCATGTTGGTCTACTCAAAAACAAAAAAGTTATTCGGATCTTTGAAGCGCTAGAAAAATTTGCCTATCGAGCAGCGGCATCAATTAGCGTGATTGCTGATGGCTTTGTAGAAAATTTGCTAGGTAAAGGAATTCCATCTGAAAAAATCGAGTTGATTCCTAACTGGGTTGATGTTAATTTTATTCGCCCGTTGCCAAAAGAGAATAACCAGTTTCGGAACAATAATCAACTCGACGGTAAATTCGTCGTACTTTATTCCGGTAATATTGCTCTTACTCAAGATTTGAGAACGGTAATCAAAGCAGCCGCTATGCTGCGTGACATTCCAGAGGTAGTATTTGTAATTGTCGGGGAACAGCAAGCTATTGAAAGAGTGCGTTACTACTGCGAACTAGATGGGGCTGATAATGTAAAAGTGCTGCCATTTCAACCACGAGAAAAATTACCGGAAATGTTGGCAGCCGCAGATGTCAGCTTAGTTACTCAAAAACACAACGTAATTGCTTTTAACTTGCCATCCAAAATACCCGTTATACTTGCCAGCGGTCGCCCCATAGTTGCTTCTGTACCCAGTACTGGTACGGCAGCTAAAGCGGTACAACAAAGCGGTGGGGGCTTGGTAGTTACTCCGGAAGACCCCAAGGCTTTAGCGATCGCTATCGAGTCACTGTATAAAAATCCAGAAAAGTGTGAATTTCTGGGTCGTCAGGGCAGACAGCACGCTATGGAATATTACTCTTTCGAGCAAGCCTTAAATCGTTACGAAGCATTGTTTGCTTCTTTGAAAGAGTCATCCAAGGTGAAAACAGAAGCGATACCTAAAGCTAAGCTAGGTGGAGCGTAA
- a CDS encoding asparaginase yields the protein MTRGKRTQTLELEVRLLREGIIESTHRVQAVVCDDKGRILSAAGNAETATFARSALKPFQALAVTTTGTLERYGLTDKDLAIICSSHQGKIEQVRQVFNILWRCDIDPSALQCPIPQGKHSPLEYNCSGKHAGMLAVCQQRGWSVNNYLQRNHPVQQLILSKVAELLRMPGEEFINAHDDCGAPTYFMQLGQMASLYAQLSSGSSLDMERIVRAMTHHPTLVAGEGEFDTELMRLTQGDLVSKAGAEGVQCIGRVGEGMGLAIKVSDGAKRAKYAVAIHLLRQMGWINPSTAESLAETFMALGKYKRLEVVGELSLL from the coding sequence ATGACAAGGGGAAAAAGAACTCAAACCTTAGAACTAGAAGTTAGACTGCTCCGAGAAGGCATCATTGAATCAACCCATCGCGTACAAGCTGTTGTTTGTGACGACAAGGGGCGGATTTTATCAGCAGCAGGCAATGCGGAAACCGCTACTTTTGCCCGTTCCGCCCTGAAGCCTTTTCAAGCCCTGGCAGTCACTACTACTGGTACGCTAGAACGCTATGGTCTGACAGATAAAGACTTAGCGATTATTTGTAGCTCTCACCAAGGCAAAATCGAGCAGGTACGACAGGTTTTTAACATTCTTTGGCGCTGTGATATCGACCCATCGGCACTCCAGTGTCCGATTCCCCAAGGTAAGCACAGCCCTCTAGAATATAACTGCTCTGGTAAACACGCCGGAATGCTAGCTGTCTGCCAACAACGGGGTTGGTCTGTAAATAATTATTTACAGCGCAATCACCCAGTTCAGCAGCTGATTTTAAGTAAAGTGGCAGAATTACTGCGAATGCCGGGAGAAGAATTTATTAATGCCCATGATGATTGTGGCGCTCCCACTTACTTCATGCAGCTAGGTCAAATGGCTTCTCTGTACGCTCAATTGTCTTCCGGTTCCAGTTTAGATATGGAAAGAATTGTTCGCGCTATGACTCATCATCCAACTTTAGTAGCTGGGGAAGGTGAGTTTGACACGGAACTGATGCGGCTGACTCAAGGGGATCTCGTGAGTAAAGCGGGTGCTGAAGGAGTTCAATGTATCGGTAGAGTAGGCGAAGGCATGGGGCTGGCAATTAAGGTAAGTGATGGTGCTAAGCGAGCAAAATACGCGGTGGCTATTCATTTACTCCGACAAATGGGCTGGATTAATCCCAGTACGGCTGAGTCGTTGGCTGAAACCTTTATGGCTCTAGGCAAATATAAGCGTTTAGAAGTTGTTGGAGAATTATCGCTTCTCTAG
- the rsfS gene encoding ribosome silencing factor gives MTDQIKTLNSPYEVLRSVSDVNSGGLSEASSRELALKIAEAASDRKGVDIIVLSVSDISYLADYFVIVTGLSKVQVRAIYQGIQQKVEQDLHRSPLRVEGQAEASWIVLDYGDAIAHILMPREREFYNLEAFWGHAEKIELPFI, from the coding sequence ATGACCGATCAAATCAAAACCCTAAATTCTCCTTACGAAGTTTTAAGAAGTGTCAGTGATGTTAACTCTGGTGGATTGAGCGAGGCATCCTCCCGGGAACTTGCTTTGAAGATAGCAGAAGCAGCATCAGACCGGAAAGGAGTTGATATTATCGTACTGAGCGTGTCAGATATTTCTTATCTGGCAGACTATTTCGTAATCGTGACTGGCTTGTCCAAAGTGCAGGTACGGGCTATTTACCAAGGTATTCAACAAAAAGTAGAACAAGACTTACACCGTTCTCCACTTAGAGTGGAGGGGCAAGCCGAAGCTAGTTGGATAGTGCTAGATTACGGCGATGCGATCGCCCACATTTTAATGCCTCGCGAACGGGAGTTCTACAACCTGGAAGCATTTTGGGGTCACGCAGAAAAGATAGAGCTTCCTTTCATTTAA
- a CDS encoding CoB--CoM heterodisulfide reductase iron-sulfur subunit B family protein: MTLKYAYFPGCVAQGACRELYQSTAVLTRALGIELIELKKASCCGSGTFKEESQLLEDTVNARNIALAEELNLPLLTHCSTCQGVLGHVDERLKEAQQNDPAYLEQINGLLKKEGCLPYRGTGQVKHILWALVGDYGLAELEKRVTRKLSSLKCAAFYGCYLLRGQKSIPFDDPFKPESMENLFRAVGATPIYYRGRTQCCGWPISSYATTQSFQMAGRNIQEAIAAGADCMVTPCPLCHLNLDSRQPEVEKVIERKLGLPVLHLPQLVALALGIEPKQLGLDKHIVSTRPVLEKLGF, translated from the coding sequence ATGACTCTTAAATATGCTTACTTTCCTGGCTGTGTTGCTCAAGGTGCTTGCCGGGAGTTATACCAATCTACGGCAGTTCTTACGCGAGCTTTAGGTATTGAACTGATCGAGTTAAAAAAAGCTTCTTGCTGCGGTTCGGGTACTTTTAAAGAAGAATCTCAGTTATTAGAAGATACTGTCAATGCCAGAAATATTGCTTTGGCAGAAGAGTTAAACTTACCGCTGCTTACTCATTGCAGTACTTGTCAGGGAGTACTCGGTCACGTGGATGAGCGACTTAAGGAAGCTCAACAAAACGATCCAGCTTACTTAGAACAGATTAATGGTTTATTGAAAAAAGAGGGTTGTTTACCTTATCGCGGTACTGGTCAAGTTAAACATATTTTATGGGCTTTGGTAGGAGATTACGGGCTGGCAGAACTAGAAAAGCGAGTTACTCGCAAGCTCAGCAGTCTTAAGTGTGCGGCATTTTACGGATGTTATCTTTTACGGGGGCAAAAGTCGATTCCTTTTGATGACCCCTTTAAGCCGGAATCAATGGAAAATCTGTTTCGAGCGGTGGGAGCCACACCTATATATTACAGAGGAAGAACTCAGTGCTGTGGTTGGCCGATTTCTAGCTATGCGACAACGCAGTCTTTTCAGATGGCTGGTAGGAACATTCAGGAAGCGATCGCAGCTGGCGCTGACTGTATGGTAACTCCTTGCCCGTTGTGTCACCTGAATTTAGATTCACGTCAGCCAGAAGTGGAAAAAGTAATTGAACGTAAACTCGGTTTACCAGTACTGCATTTACCGCAGTTGGTAGCTTTAGCGTTAGGAATTGAGCCAAAACAACTGGGTTTAGACAAACATATTGTTTCCACTCGTCCTGTTTTGGAAAAGTTAGGTTTTTAG
- the yqeK gene encoding bis(5'-nucleosyl)-tetraphosphatase (symmetrical) YqeK, with amino-acid sequence MRDRVLAWLADNVPDSRLQHVLRVEQMSVELAEYHGLDTQKAALAGLMHDLAKYFKPQLLLQTARAEGLELDPVDEANPHLLHAEVSAIVARDRFGIKDEEILQGIGNHTLGRPGMSLLSCIVFLADSLEPGRGETPELEALRQKSRQNIYQALWQTCDYSLKQLVETHRLIHPRTILTRNWAMGMATHQQQALENNQNPIAV; translated from the coding sequence ATGCGCGATCGGGTTTTAGCCTGGTTAGCAGATAACGTACCTGATTCTCGACTCCAGCACGTTCTCCGCGTTGAGCAGATGAGTGTAGAACTAGCCGAGTATCATGGTTTAGATACGCAAAAAGCTGCCCTAGCAGGGTTGATGCACGATTTAGCTAAATATTTTAAACCACAACTTTTGCTCCAAACAGCACGGGCAGAAGGTTTAGAACTAGACCCGGTGGATGAAGCAAACCCTCATTTACTTCATGCAGAAGTAAGCGCGATCGTAGCTAGAGATCGCTTTGGTATTAAAGATGAAGAAATATTGCAGGGAATCGGGAACCATACTTTAGGCAGACCTGGCATGAGTTTGCTCAGTTGTATCGTGTTTTTAGCAGATAGTTTAGAGCCGGGACGCGGCGAAACTCCCGAACTAGAGGCTTTACGCCAAAAAAGTCGGCAAAACATTTATCAAGCCCTGTGGCAAACCTGCGATTATTCCCTCAAACAATTAGTAGAAACTCATCGTTTAATTCATCCGCGCACTATCCTAACGAGGAATTGGGCGATGGGAATGGCTACTCATCAGCAACAGGCACTAGAAAATAATCAAAATCCGATCGCTGTTTAA
- the acpP gene encoding acyl carrier protein yields MSQQEIFDKVQGIVAEQLGVEASEVKPEANFANDLGADSLDTVELVMALEEEFDIEIPDEAAEKILTVQQAVDYINDKVAASA; encoded by the coding sequence ATGAGCCAACAGGAAATTTTTGATAAAGTTCAAGGAATTGTGGCAGAGCAGTTAGGCGTAGAAGCCAGCGAAGTCAAACCAGAAGCCAATTTTGCTAACGATCTGGGGGCTGATTCCCTAGATACGGTGGAATTAGTAATGGCGTTAGAAGAAGAGTTCGATATCGAAATACCCGACGAAGCAGCTGAAAAAATTCTTACCGTACAACAAGCGGTAGATTATATTAACGACAAGGTTGCCGCGTCAGCATAA